In Pseudorasbora parva isolate DD20220531a chromosome 9, ASM2467924v1, whole genome shotgun sequence, the following proteins share a genomic window:
- the LOC137089784 gene encoding cortexin-1: MSKSPLMEYELLSLSPVSGPGATAGLLLQAPDTEQSTAFCFVGLLLLFLVFLLVRCFRILLDPYSSMPSSSWSDPKDPLERGQFDYALV; this comes from the coding sequence ATGAGTAAAAGTCCTCTGATGGAGTATGAGCTGCTGTCTCTGAGCCCAGTCTCGGGCCCCGGGGCCACCGCGGGGCTCCTGCTGCAGGCTCCGGACACTGAGCAGAGCACTGCGTTTTGTTTTGTGGGACTCCTGCTGCTTTTTCTGGTGTTCCTgctggtccgttgtttccggatcCTCCTGGACCCCTACAGCAGCATGCCGTCCTCATCCTGGTCTGATCCCAAAGACCCTCTGGAGCGGGGCCAGTTTGATTACGCGCTGGTGTAG
- the rab11bb gene encoding RAB11B, member RAS oncogene family, b has product MANRDDEYDFLFKVVLIGDSGVGKSNLLSRFTRNEFNLESKSTIGVEFATRSIQVDGKTIKAQIWDTAGQERYRAITSAYYRGAVGALLVYDIAKHLTYENVERWLKELRDHADNNIVIMLVGNKSDLRHLRAVPTDEARAFAEKNNLSFIETSALDSTNVEEAFKNILTEIYRIVSQKQIADRSAHDESPGNNVVDISVPPTTDGQKGNKLQCCQNL; this is encoded by the exons ATGGCCAACAGAGATGATGAATACGATTTCTTGTTCAAAG TTGTTCTCATCGGAGATTCGGGTGTCGGGAAGAGTAACCTCCTGTCGCGCTTCACACGGAACGAGTTTAACCTGGAGAGCAAGAGCACGATAGGTGTGGAGTTCGCCACGAGGAGCATTCAGGTGGATGGCAAGACGATAAAAGCTCAGATCTGGGACACGGCAGGGCAGGAGCGGTACAGGGCCATCACCTCTGC GTATTACCGTGGAGCGGTGGGCGCACTGCTGGTGTACGACATCGCCAAGCATCTGACCTATGAGAACGTGGAGCGCTGGCTGAAAGAGCTCAGAGATCACGCCGACAACAACATCGTCATCATGCTGGTGGGGAATAAAAGCGACCTGAGGCACCTGAGGGCCGTTCCCACTGATGAGGCGCGAGCTTTCGCAG AGAAGAATAACCTGTCGTTCATCGAGACTTCCGCCCTGGACTCAACTAACGTGGAGGAGGCGTTCAAGAACATACtaacag AAATCTATCGCATCGTATCACAGAAGCAAATCGCTGACCGATCGGCCCACGACGAGTCGCCGGGAAACAACGTGGTGGACATCAGCGTGCCGCCCACTACAGACGGGCAGAAAGGGAACAAACTGCAGTGCTGCCAAAACCTGTAA